One Aquarana catesbeiana isolate 2022-GZ linkage group LG04, ASM4218655v1, whole genome shotgun sequence genomic region harbors:
- the AMOTL2 gene encoding angiomotin-like protein 2, protein MRTAEDSSGTVLHRLIQEQLRYGNLSENRTLLAIQQQALRAGGGSGSPRSSLESLEQEEMQGSPSTRQEPQGQEHHCDHFYLENPMYKAHEYHHKGEELPTYEEAKAALSQYYAAQNIQKVEHAPQLQDQSLMELKHGHVRSLSERLLQMSLERNGAKPQNLMTSSHSFPQLPRQYQLSVARGQQEEGMQYRNAPPEYPSYNHPDPNLSGYAPEQRHYSGELPLYHQPEIRPMPEPNLHYGQMAHFNAAGTHMARMDALLQENEKLRRELESYSEKAVRIQKLETEIQRISEAYENLMKASSKRESLENAMRTKMEGEMRRMQDFNRDLRERLETANKQLAARNVEQREDSHGAVSKLLAQCREQQFEKEKLEREICLLRSANEDQRRRAELLEKALSNAQSTAARTEDELRKKRAYVEKVERLQQALSQLQAACEKREQLELRLRTRLEQELKNLRAQQRQPMTQNGNHSPEVSVHILSEQLREKEERILALEADMTKWEQKYLEERTMRQFAMDAAATAAAQRDTTIINHSPRHSPNNSFNEDLLLVSHRHQEMENRIKALHAQILEKDAVIKVLQQRKPYQGPLRPAKSVPSIFTPSVPSPNSAAVERQVNNTSKEAAVSKSPSANMSTSPVHAKHGSKDGSTQTGYSTDSTSVTACILDRNTSSSLETVSSTKSSNVSEMVEILI, encoded by the exons ATGAGAACCGCAGAGGATTCATCCGGAACAGTTCTTCACCGTCTTATCCAGGAGCAGCTGAGATATGGAAATTTGAGTGAAAATCGTACCTTATTAGCTATTCAGCAACAGGCCTTACGGGCTGGAGGGGGCAGTGGAAGCCCCAGATCATCCCTGGAAAGCCTTGaacaggaggagatgcagggtagCCCTTCTACAAGGCAGGAGCCTCAAGGGCAGGAGCACCATTGTGACCATTTCTACCTGGAGAATCCTATGTATAAAGCTCATGAGTACCACCATAAAGGTGAGGAACTTCCAACCTACGAAGAAGCCAAAGCTGCCTTGTCTCAATACTATGCAGCTCAAAATATCCAGAAGGTAGAACATGCTCCACAACTCCAAGACCAGTCACTCATGGAGCTGAAGCATGGCCATGTTAGGTCTTTGAGTGAAAGATTGCTGCAGATGTCTCTAGAGCGCAATGGAGCTAAACCGCAAAACCTTATGACCTCTTCTCATAGCTTTCCCCAGCTCCCAAGGCAGTACCAGCTTTCAGTAGCTCGTGGACAACAGGAAGAAGGAATGCAATATAGGAATGCTCCTCCTGAATACCCAAGTTACAACCATCCTGACCCTAATCTCAGTGGGTATGCACCAGAGCAGAGGCACTATTCAGGAGAGCTCCCTCTGTACCATCAGCCTGAAATCAG GCCGATGCCAGAACCAAACCTACACTATGGGCAGATGGCACATTTTAATGCAGCAGGTACACACATGGCACGAATGGATGCTCTACTGCAAGAGAATGAAAAGTTACGCCGGGAACTTGAGAGTTACAGTGAAAAAGCAGTGAGGATCCAGAAG CTGGAAACTGAAATTCAGCGAATTTCTGAAGCTTATGAAAATCTCATGAAAGCTTCCTCTAAGAGAGAGTCTCTTGAAAATGCCATGAGGACCAAGATGGAAGGAGAGATGAGGCGCATGCAGGACTTCAACCGTGACCTAAGAG AACGGCTGGAAACTGCAAACAAACAGCTGGCGGCCCGGAATGTGGAGCAGAGGGAAGACAGTCATGGAGCAGTGTCCAAACTGCTTGCTCAGT GCCGTGAACAGCAGTTTGAGAAAGAGAAGTTAGAGAGAGAGATTTGCCTTTTGCGAAGTGCCAATGAGGACCAACGCCGAAGGGCAGAGCTGCTGGAAAAGGCTCTGAGTAATGCCCAGTCCACAGCCGCTCGCACTGAGGATGAGCTGCGCAAGAAGAGGGCGTATGTGGAAAAAGTGGAAAGACTACAGCAGGCTTTAAGCCAGCTCCAGGCTGCCTGTGAAAAGAGGGAACAGCTGGAATTGCGCCTGCGGACAAGATTGGAGCAGGAGTTGAAAAACCTAAGGGCTCAACAG AGACAACCAATGACACAAAATGGAAACCATTCTCCAGAAGTCTCTGTCCATATCCTTTCTGAGCAGCTGAGGGAGAAGGAGGAACGGATACTGGCTCTGGAGGCTGACATGACCAAGTGGGAACAAAAGTATTTGGAAGAACGCACTATGCGCCAGTTTGCCATGGATGCTGCAGCCACTGCAGCCGCTCAGCGAGACACTACCATTATCAACCACTCACCTCGCCATTCGCCAAACAATAGCTTCAATGAGGACCTGCTATTAGTAAGCCACAGGCACCAAGAAATGGAGAACAG aatcAAAGCTCTTCATGCACAAATACTGGAGAAGGATGCAGTCATTAAAGTCTTACAGCAACGTAAACCTTACCAGGGCCCCCTGCGACCTGCTAAGTCAGTGCCTTCTATATTCACCCCATCTGTGCCAAGCCCAAACTCGGCAGCTGTTGAAAGACAAGTGAACAATACATCAAAAGAAGCAGCAG TAAGTAAATCACCATCTGCCAACATGAGCACCTCGCCTGTACACGCCAAACATGGCAGTAAAGATGGTAGCACCCAGACGGGGTATTCAACAGACTCGACAAGTGTGACAGCCTGTATTCTGGACAGGAATACCTCATCTTCACTAG AAACAGTGTCCTCCACTAAAAGCTCAAATGTTTCTGAAATGGTTGAGATCCTTATCTGA